One genomic region from Xenopus laevis strain J_2021 chromosome 2L, Xenopus_laevis_v10.1, whole genome shotgun sequence encodes:
- the esd.L gene encoding esterase D L homeolog: MALKEISSNKCFEGFQKVFEHDSTELKCKMKFGIYLPQKAESTKCPVVYWLSGLTCTEQNFITKAAFHQAASEHGLIIVAPDTSPRGCNIDGEEESWDFGTGAGFYVNATEDIWKTNYRMYSYVVDELPHLINGNFPADPDRASIFGHSMGGHGALICALKNPGKYKTVSAFAPICNPIQCPWGQKAFSGYLGPDTGKWEAYDATQLVKNYSGPKLDILIDQGKDDQFLAAGQLLPDNFIAACTERKIPVVFRLQEGYDHSYFFITTFINDHIKHHVKYLHA, translated from the exons ATGGCCTTAAAGGAGATTTCAAGCAACAAGTGTTTTGAGGGATTCCAAAAGGTGTTTGAACATGACAG CACTGAACTGAAATGCAAGATGAAGTTTGGAATTTATTTGCCTCAGAAAGCTGAAAGCACAAAATGTCCTGTTGTTTACTGGCTTTCAG GATTAACATGTACAGAGCAAAATTTTATCACAAAAGCAGCTTTTCATCAAGCTGCCTCAGAGCATGGACTTATCATTGTAGCACCTGATACCAGCCCAC GTGGCTGCAATATAGATGGAGAAGAGGAGAGCTGGGATTTTGGTACAGGAGCTGGCTTCTATGTCAATGCCACTGAAGATATTTGGAAAACAAACTACAGAATGTATTCATATGTAGTAGATGAG CTTCCACATCTTATAAATGGTAATTTCCCAGCGGATCCAGATCGGGCCTCCATTTTTGGCCATTCTATGGGAGGGCATGGTGCATTAATCTGTGCGCTAAAAAACCCAGGGAAATATAAG ACCGTGTCAGCATTTGCACCCATCTGTAATCCCATTCAGTGCCCGTGGGGCCAAAAAGCATTCAGCGGCTACCTGGGACCAGACACCGGCAAATGGGAG GCATATGATGCAACCCAACTGGTGAAGAATTATTCTGGCCCAAAACTGGATATATTAATTGATCAAGGAAAAGATGACCAGTTCCTCGCTGCCGGCCAGTTACTGCCAGACAACTTCATTGCCGCTTGCACAGAGCGCAAGATCCCCGTTGTTTTTAGGCTGCAAGAG GGATATGATCACAGCTACTTCTTTATCACCACTTTCATAAATGATCACATCAAGCACCATGTGAAATATCTTCATGCCTGA